In the Topomyia yanbarensis strain Yona2022 chromosome 3, ASM3024719v1, whole genome shotgun sequence genome, one interval contains:
- the LOC131692221 gene encoding luc7-like protein 3, translated as MVDVARQLLDELMGRNRNLDPSTKGKELNWEDDDFCTYFIVKFCPHDLFVNTRADLGQCGKLHDEEAKKLYENAKPSRKKMQYEDDFLRFCSNMINEVDRKIIKGKQRLLLMNSKLEGRPLSKQHEQINTMNEKINKLVREAEEAGIRGDVEQAQGLMQLCDQLKEEKDALVKQHESNGWSVTAEIAAAQEKQMEVCEVCGAFLIVGDAQQRIDDHLTGKQHLGYSKLRKAVEDMMEARRKSVPRQDDRRREEGRADRRHSRRDERPPREHDDRYRRDDRRRDRRDHRDQDHERYERRERERDRGHGDRGHHDRHHKRYERHRSRSRSY; from the exons ATGGTGGATGTTGCGAGACAACTGCTCGATGAGCTTATGGGACGGAACAGAAATCTGGATCCGTCGACTAAGGGCAAAGAACTGAACTGGGAAGATGACGAT TTTTGCACTTATTTTATCGTGAAGTTTTGTCCACACGATTTGTTCGTCAACACCCGCGCTGACCTGGGTCAGTGCGGCAAACTTCATGATGAGGAAGCGAAAAAATTGTACGAGAATGCGAAACCCAGCCGTAAGAAAATGCAATACGAGGATGACTTCCTGCGCTTCTGCAGCAACATGATCAACGAGGTGGACCGAAAGATAATAAAAGGTAAGCAAAGACTTCTTTTGATGAACAGCAAACTGGAGGGACGACCACTCTCCAAGCAGCATGAGCAGATCAACACGatgaacgaaaaaatcaataaacttGTCCGTGAAGCAGAAGAGGCTGGTATTCGAGGAGATGTCGAGCAGGCACAG GGGCTAATGCAACTGTGTGACCAACTGAAGGAGGAAAAAGATGCACTGGTTAAACAGCACGAGTCGAACGGTTGGTCAGTGACGGCTGAAATCGCGGCAGCTCAGGAAAAGCAGATGGAAGTATGCGAGGTTTGTGGAGCATTTCTCATTGTAGGTGATGCACAGCAGCGAATTGATGATCATCTTACGGGAAAGCAACATTTGGG TTATTCCAAACTACGGAAGGCCGTTGAGGATATGATGGAAGCCAGAAGAAAAAGCGTACCTAGACAGGATGATCGGCGCCGCGAAGAAGGTCGTGCTGACAGACGCCATAGTCGGCGCGATGAACGTCCACCGAG AGAACATGACGATCGCTACAGACGTGACGATAGACGTCGCGATCGCCGAGACCACCGGGACCAAGATCATGAGCGTTACGAGAGACGTGAACGTGAGCGCGACCGAGGTCATGGCGATCGTGGCCACCATGATCGTCACCACAAGCGAT ACGAACGCCATCGTAGCAGGAGTCGCAGCTACTAA